One window of Dehalococcoidales bacterium genomic DNA carries:
- a CDS encoding trypsin-like peptidase domain-containing protein: MKIIIAVVSALLVITAGGAGYFINDLNGQIDSLQTELAGVSGDLGTKLDAAGVKLDDTAARLGGEIQASSANLSAAIADAGSALTEYTATASQRFATIEGDITDTGHVIDDLAYRTGETEEAFRTSVLQAAQLYDQVKQSIVMISNGQYLIGSGFIAAGITGSGIVIPKTVVTAYHVVKDLPEIFATLDDGRTCKMLVWAKSEETDIAILRFMADDGSGGMDLSALTPLSLADSRGVKVGDPVFVLGSPGDGEESRLGLKETLTSGVISQVGRGVTVSDIYQPNLLQIDAAVNFGNSGGPLFNIDGEVIGVVTARINPEQGDGISFAVPSNQVARVGKAIVYGQTGPFTYEIPWLGVTARDMLPLEVFANNNNFTGGARVTAVTGPASLGGVRVNDVIKKMDDRVINDSDEFFAVLAEYYSPGDSITLEIYRDGSLVHVTVDVRKKP, translated from the coding sequence ATGAAAATAATAATCGCGGTTGTCAGCGCCCTGCTGGTGATCACCGCCGGCGGCGCCGGGTACTTTATCAACGACCTCAACGGCCAGATAGACAGTCTGCAAACCGAGCTGGCCGGCGTCTCCGGAGATTTGGGGACAAAACTTGATGCCGCCGGTGTAAAACTTGACGATACCGCCGCCCGGCTCGGCGGAGAAATTCAAGCCAGCAGCGCTAACCTTTCCGCCGCTATCGCGGACGCCGGTTCGGCGCTGACGGAGTACACCGCCACCGCGTCGCAGCGGTTCGCCACTATTGAAGGCGATATTACAGATACCGGCCATGTTATCGATGACTTAGCCTACCGGACCGGGGAAACGGAGGAGGCTTTCAGAACCTCCGTTCTCCAGGCAGCACAGCTTTATGATCAGGTCAAACAGTCCATTGTCATGATTTCCAACGGCCAGTACCTGATCGGCTCCGGCTTTATTGCGGCCGGGATCACCGGCTCCGGTATCGTTATCCCTAAAACGGTGGTGACCGCTTATCACGTGGTGAAAGACCTGCCGGAGATATTCGCCACCCTTGACGACGGTCGGACCTGTAAAATGCTGGTCTGGGCCAAATCAGAGGAGACGGACATCGCCATTCTGAGGTTCATGGCTGATGATGGCTCCGGCGGGATGGATTTATCGGCTTTAACGCCGCTTTCGCTGGCGGATTCACGCGGGGTGAAGGTGGGCGACCCCGTATTCGTCCTGGGCAGCCCCGGCGACGGGGAAGAAAGCCGGCTGGGACTGAAAGAGACGCTGACCTCCGGCGTTATCAGCCAGGTCGGCCGCGGGGTGACCGTCAGCGATATTTATCAACCCAATCTGCTGCAAATCGACGCCGCCGTCAACTTCGGCAATTCCGGCGGCCCGCTTTTTAATATCGACGGAGAGGTAATCGGCGTCGTCACCGCCCGGATAAACCCGGAGCAGGGGGACGGCATCAGTTTCGCGGTGCCTTCAAACCAGGTCGCCAGGGTAGGGAAAGCGATAGTTTACGGCCAGACCGGCCCCTTTACATATGAAATCCCCTGGCTGGGGGTTACCGCGCGGGACATGCTGCCGCTGGAAGTTTTCGCCAACAATAATAACTTCACCGGCGGCGCCAGGGTCACGGCCGTGACCGGCCCGGCGAGCCTGGGCGGCGTCAGGGTGAACGACGTTATAAAAAAAATGGACGACCGGGTAATTAACGATTCCGATGAGTTCTTTGCCGTCCTGGCCGAATATTACTCCCCCGGCGACTCCATTACGCTGGAAATCTACCGCGACGGCAGCCTGGTACACGTTACGGTGGACGTGCGGAAAAAGCCATAA